One segment of Setaria viridis chromosome 4, Setaria_viridis_v4.0, whole genome shotgun sequence DNA contains the following:
- the LOC117853157 gene encoding uncharacterized protein gives MEGAVTENAATPVGAAAFEAAVHADQRVEGGAVVEDSAAPTVAIEATSDADQIIEDAAPEDGRHGDTVTHVDVSPEEMRSIIEIIADTGKFWHDWNFLKSLLSLQLKQVLDEYSEAQMASQDGVQQQRSFSGETYSELVGRLSDALWRFEEGPPFTLQRLCEILLNPKGTYTKLSKLALALEKNLLVTSTIAKCTDPYPAAHGPPSSDCTQITENSGPVDEEPESTPEHTTAVPNGTEHVAGDRDEEMADAEAEELSGSHDVEMQEDKPDQIEIVNSDANPGAAADTEAVNVSEQLSEPQS, from the exons ATGGAGGGCGCGGTGACGGAGAATGCAGCGACCCCCGTGGGCGCGGCGGCTTTCGAAGCGGCTGTCCACGCGGATCAGCGCGTGGAGGGTGGTGCGGTGGTGGAGGACTCGGCAGCGCCCACGGTGGCGATAGAGGCAACCTCTGATGCGGATCAGATTATAGAGGATGCAGCCCCGGAGGACGGAAGGCACGG GGATACAGTGACACATGTAGATGTCAGTCCTGAGGAAATGAGAAGCATCATTGAAATTATAGCCGACACAGGAAAATTCTG GCATGACTGGAATTTCCTCAAGAGTTTACTGTCTCTCCAATTGAAGCAG GTCTTGGATGAATATTCTGAGGCTCAAATGGCAAGCCAAGATGGTGTACAACAACAGAGGTCTTTCTCAGGGGAGACCTACTCTGAGCTTGTTGGCCGACTTAGTGATG CCCTCTGGAGGTTTGAAGAGGGCCCTCCATTCACACTGCAAAGGCTTTGTGAG ATTCTGTTGAATCCAAAAGGAACTTATACAAAATTGTCAAAGCTTGCTTTGGCCTTGGAGAAG AATCTCCTAGTCACATCTACAATAGCCAAGTGCACCGACCCATATCCAGCTGCTCATGGGCCACCAAGTTCGGATTGCACACAAATTACAGAAAATTCTGGCCCTGTTGATGAAGAGCCTGAGAGCACACCTGAGCATACTACAGCAGTACCAAATGGAACAGAGCATGTAGCAGGAGATCGTGATGAAGAGATGGCTGATGCAGAAGCTGAGGAATTATCTGGTAGCCATGATGTAGAGATGCAGGAGGACAAGCCTGATCAAATTGAAATTGTTAACTCTGATGCTAACCCTGGTGCTGCAGCTGACACTGAAGCAGTTAATGTCAGTGAACAATTATCGGAGCCACAAAGCTGA